One Patescibacteria group bacterium DNA window includes the following coding sequences:
- the rplL gene encoding 50S ribosomal protein L7/L12, with amino-acid sequence MAEDNNQKTDDQQSAPIQEEQKPEETKKADAPTAKESTEEETEVEVPDKFKSLIEEIEKMSVLDLAELVKILEKKFGVSAAAPVAVAAAGATGAGAGEEAEEKSSFNVELTEIGGNKIGVIKAVRELTELGLKDAKDLVEAAPKMVKEAVAKEEAEKMKKKLEEAGAKVSLK; translated from the coding sequence ATGGCAGAAGACAATAATCAAAAAACAGACGATCAACAAAGTGCTCCTATTCAAGAAGAGCAAAAGCCAGAAGAAACTAAAAAGGCTGATGCGCCAACAGCCAAAGAATCAACTGAAGAAGAGACAGAAGTTGAAGTACCTGATAAATTCAAGTCCCTAATTGAGGAGATCGAGAAAATGTCAGTGCTGGATTTGGCAGAATTGGTGAAGATTTTGGAAAAGAAATTCGGCGTGTCCGCTGCGGCTCCGGTGGCAGTTGCCGCGGCTGGCGCTACAGGCGCCGGGGCAGGTGAAGAAGCTGAAGAAAAATCCAGCTTTAATGTGGAGTTAACCGAAATCGGAGGCAACAAAATCGGCGTGATTAAAGCTGTTCGCGAATTAACCGAACTTGGCCTTAAAGACGCCAAGGATTTGGTTGAAGCGGCGCCAAAGATGGTTAAAGAAGCCGTAGCTAAAGAAGAAGCCGAAAAGATGAAGAAGAAATTGGAAGAAGCTGGGGCGAAAGTGAGCTTGAAGTAA